One genomic region from Spirosoma sp. KCTC 42546 encodes:
- a CDS encoding DUF6624 domain-containing protein, whose amino-acid sequence MRFLLFALSLLPVCAFSQSKNILKHELDSMYVLDQRNRVWLTKLGNNQPLTDSLTTLYKVSRTKLAGALWTEQIQIDSSNLKRAEVILQQQGYPGKTMVGVPTNEAIFYIIQHSHKVDTYLPAVKKAAESGELPFHQYALMLDRSLMYAQKPQLYGTQIACRKVRASSASRCFVWPIEDYRNVNQRRKQAGLPLTVAENAVRLNAAYDPSLTMEIARQLYVLDL is encoded by the coding sequence ATGAGATTCCTACTATTCGCCCTCAGTTTACTACCCGTTTGCGCATTTTCGCAATCGAAAAACATACTCAAACATGAGTTAGACAGTATGTATGTACTGGATCAGCGCAATCGGGTGTGGTTGACTAAACTGGGTAATAATCAGCCGCTAACGGATAGTTTAACAACCCTGTATAAGGTGAGTCGAACTAAACTGGCTGGTGCCCTTTGGACCGAACAGATTCAGATTGATTCGAGTAATCTGAAGCGTGCGGAGGTAATTCTGCAACAACAGGGTTATCCGGGAAAAACAATGGTGGGTGTGCCGACTAATGAAGCCATCTTTTACATCATTCAGCACTCGCACAAAGTAGACACTTACCTGCCTGCTGTAAAGAAAGCCGCTGAATCGGGGGAGCTGCCCTTTCATCAATACGCGTTGATGCTCGACCGTTCGTTGATGTACGCGCAGAAACCACAACTGTATGGCACACAAATCGCCTGTCGGAAAGTTCGTGCGTCGTCGGCCTCTCGTTGCTTTGTGTGGCCCATTGAGGATTATCGGAACGTTAACCAACGGCGTAAACAAGCTGGTTTGCCGCTAACGGTTGCCGAGAACGCCGTTCGACTAAATGCGGCCTACGATCCCAGCCTGACCATGGAAATAGCCCGGCAACTCTATGTGCTGGATTTGTAA
- a CDS encoding prolyl oligopeptidase family serine peptidase — MNRFTQLLLCFLLTTPLLAQIQKRALTGADYDRWQSVRSEKISNDGRWIAYQIDPQDGDGRLEVVAGGSNTSTTRYVFPRGYMAQFTPDSKFLVMRLKVPVADVRKAKLKKRKPDEMPKDSLLALNLSTGKPTKLPNVKSFSFGKEAGSWLAVVQERKDDKEKTTPRGSAQSLKDTLNPAPAVSTTTVATRKGPAKKPKGDDLTLFNMADGSRKTVRYVSNAVVSDNGQAVFYSKESANDSLKTGENAVPGVFLFNTANGKTMLVDTSSKRKIYKGLAINKTGEQLAWMASADSAGADVKVFSLYYKNLAPATVAKGKKPKTPVIEAPFTVIADTAAKVLPKGWSVNEFREPKFADDGKRLYFSTSPIAPKPTKDTLTPDDEKVRMDIWTWTDTRLQPMQQRRLKEEKERGFLTVYDLATGKVIPLANREVPTVAFDPKVNTRYVLGLSDLPYQVQASWDPGHTDLYLIDVQTGEKKRIANDIMASQPKLSPEGKYAYWFDERDSLWRAWSIQDGKRIDLTRGLPSKFFDEEHDTPNLPGAYGAAGWTTGDRYVWLYDRYDIWQVDPTGREKPLNLTASWGRKNKVRLRRAELDNEEDDAPGRRGGSIEKGIDPKTELFLTGIWESDKSTGILKSKNGLAATDPTTLSRSNHRYFGLNKAKNASTMTFYKGNYQEPINIFVTDTTLATPKQLTHANPQQDSIRWGSVEIVKWIGTNGIKLEGLLFKPEGFDPKKKYPMLTYFYERNAETLNDYRAPSPSRSTINVPYCVSNGYLVFIPDIVYTTGQPGPNAYDCIVPGVLSLLDKGFVDRDRLGIQGQSWGGYQTAYIITRTNLFRAAEAGAPVANMTSAYGGIRWETGISRAFQYEKTQSRIGGTLWDKPMNYIENSPLFFANRIETPLMMTHNDADGAVPWYQGIEMFSALRRLNKPVWMLVYNGEGHNLTQRHNAKDLSVRLYQFFDYYLKDAPMPIWMKEGRSAVEKDRGEMKYGLSVGSTQTQSSGTN; from the coding sequence ATGAATCGCTTCACTCAACTTCTACTCTGTTTTCTACTGACAACTCCCCTGCTGGCCCAGATTCAGAAACGTGCGCTCACCGGTGCCGATTACGACCGCTGGCAGAGTGTTCGCTCCGAAAAAATTTCGAATGATGGCCGCTGGATTGCCTATCAGATTGACCCGCAGGATGGCGACGGACGGCTGGAGGTCGTAGCTGGTGGCTCGAACACCTCTACGACACGCTATGTATTCCCCCGTGGGTACATGGCCCAGTTTACACCTGATAGCAAATTCCTGGTCATGCGCCTGAAAGTCCCGGTTGCTGATGTTCGTAAGGCGAAACTCAAAAAGCGAAAGCCCGATGAGATGCCTAAGGACAGTCTTCTCGCTCTGAATCTGTCGACCGGAAAGCCAACCAAATTGCCGAATGTCAAATCGTTTTCCTTTGGCAAAGAAGCCGGTTCCTGGCTGGCGGTCGTTCAGGAACGGAAAGATGATAAAGAAAAAACGACGCCTAGAGGCAGTGCCCAAAGCTTAAAAGACACGCTTAATCCAGCCCCTGCTGTTTCTACAACAACTGTAGCTACCCGCAAAGGCCCGGCAAAAAAACCAAAGGGTGATGATCTGACACTCTTCAACATGGCCGATGGTTCGCGAAAAACAGTTCGGTATGTTTCAAACGCGGTTGTATCTGATAATGGCCAGGCTGTATTTTACAGTAAAGAATCTGCCAATGACTCGCTGAAAACGGGCGAAAACGCGGTACCAGGTGTGTTTTTGTTCAATACGGCCAACGGGAAAACGATGCTTGTGGACACCAGTTCAAAGCGGAAGATTTATAAAGGGTTGGCAATAAACAAAACCGGTGAGCAACTTGCCTGGATGGCCTCTGCCGATAGCGCGGGCGCTGATGTCAAAGTGTTTTCGCTCTATTATAAAAATCTGGCCCCGGCAACCGTAGCTAAAGGAAAGAAGCCGAAAACGCCCGTAATCGAAGCCCCATTTACGGTGATAGCCGACACGGCTGCCAAAGTTTTGCCCAAAGGCTGGTCGGTGAATGAGTTTCGTGAGCCGAAATTTGCGGATGATGGTAAGCGGCTGTATTTCTCAACCTCACCCATTGCGCCCAAGCCTACCAAAGACACGCTGACACCCGATGATGAAAAGGTTCGCATGGACATCTGGACCTGGACAGACACGCGTTTGCAACCCATGCAGCAACGACGGCTCAAGGAAGAAAAAGAACGCGGTTTCCTGACGGTTTATGATCTGGCAACCGGTAAAGTTATTCCATTAGCGAATCGGGAAGTGCCAACAGTAGCCTTCGACCCTAAAGTCAATACACGTTACGTATTAGGCTTGAGCGATCTGCCTTATCAGGTTCAGGCGTCCTGGGACCCCGGCCATACAGACTTATACCTGATTGATGTTCAAACAGGTGAGAAAAAGCGAATCGCTAATGATATTATGGCGTCGCAACCGAAACTATCACCCGAAGGAAAGTATGCTTATTGGTTCGATGAGCGCGATTCACTCTGGCGGGCCTGGTCAATACAGGATGGCAAACGTATTGATCTGACGCGTGGCCTGCCCAGCAAATTTTTCGACGAAGAGCACGATACACCAAACCTACCCGGTGCCTATGGGGCAGCAGGCTGGACAACCGGCGACCGTTATGTTTGGCTGTATGATCGTTATGACATCTGGCAGGTTGACCCTACCGGCCGCGAGAAGCCGCTGAATTTGACTGCGAGCTGGGGTCGCAAAAATAAGGTTCGTCTCCGTCGTGCCGAGCTGGACAATGAAGAGGATGATGCTCCCGGTCGGCGGGGCGGCTCTATCGAAAAAGGTATAGACCCTAAAACCGAATTATTCCTGACCGGCATCTGGGAAAGCGATAAATCGACCGGGATTCTGAAAAGTAAGAATGGACTTGCGGCAACAGACCCAACAACCCTGAGCCGCAGCAATCACCGTTATTTCGGGTTGAACAAAGCGAAAAATGCGTCGACCATGACGTTTTATAAAGGTAACTATCAAGAACCGATCAACATTTTTGTGACCGATACAACGCTGGCTACGCCGAAACAACTAACCCATGCGAATCCGCAACAGGACAGCATCCGATGGGGCAGCGTAGAAATTGTGAAGTGGATCGGCACCAACGGCATCAAACTCGAAGGACTGCTCTTCAAGCCAGAAGGGTTCGATCCGAAGAAAAAATACCCAATGCTGACGTATTTCTATGAGCGAAATGCCGAAACCCTGAACGATTACCGGGCTCCTTCGCCAAGCCGGTCGACTATTAACGTTCCCTACTGCGTGTCCAATGGCTATCTGGTCTTCATTCCGGATATAGTTTACACAACTGGCCAACCAGGGCCTAATGCCTATGACTGTATCGTGCCGGGTGTGCTGAGTTTGTTGGATAAGGGCTTTGTTGACCGCGACCGACTGGGTATTCAGGGGCAAAGCTGGGGTGGTTACCAAACTGCGTACATCATTACCCGTACAAATCTGTTCCGGGCTGCCGAAGCCGGGGCTCCTGTTGCCAACATGACGTCGGCTTATGGCGGTATTCGTTGGGAAACGGGTATCAGCCGGGCATTCCAGTATGAAAAAACCCAGAGCCGCATTGGCGGTACACTCTGGGATAAGCCGATGAATTACATCGAGAACTCTCCGCTGTTCTTTGCTAATCGGATAGAAACGCCCCTCATGATGACGCATAATGACGCCGATGGGGCCGTCCCCTGGTATCAGGGAATCGAGATGTTCTCGGCGCTACGTCGCTTGAACAAGCCAGTCTGGATGCTGGTCTATAATGGCGAAGGCCATAACCTGACGCAACGGCACAATGCCAAAGATCTAAGCGTTCGGCTGTATCAGTTCTTCGATTATTACTTGAAAGACGCACCCATGCCAATCTGGATGAAAGAAGGTCGCTCCGCCGTTGAGAAAGATCGGGGCGAAATGAAGTATGGTCTATCAGTAGGATCGACTCAAACCCAAAGCAGCGGGACAAACTAA
- a CDS encoding GH116 family glycosyl-hydrolase, with product MNRIPNQINRSTSYLLGFLLLIAQTCVAQWKPTTWPTLKHYDKDHLVNIALPLGGIGTGTVSLGGRGELRDWEIMNKPAKGFSTVTVGNNAPFFAINVRPTQGKSMTKALLGPLDPSEFQHYEGRPVNQHGFPRFTDASFDAAYPFGQVNLSDKRMPVTVKVKGFNPFIPGDADNSGIPIAVLAYEVTNTGQTPLVVSVCGSMRNFIGKDGGKSIKDWKGDYVPIGAKKNINSYKREGEVQGIFMHSDSVSRQDAAWGTIALTTNSTMGVSYRTSSRSNDWENAMLDFWDDFSADGVLTEKSKLVDDDPLASLAVQKSIAPGQTQTFTFFITWNFPNRAAWASFSTKPDQPAVGNYYSAQYADAWDVIVKTLPRLPALETKTRQFVNAFLQSDYPEVIKEAALFNLATLRSQTVFRIPSGHLMGWEGVFDEFGSCFGSCTHVWNYEQATAFLFADLSQSMRDIEFNYATNDIGKMSFRVMLPLEKAQEWQNAAADGQLGTIMKFYRDWQLSGNQEFLKKNWPQVKKVLSYAWIKGGWDGNQDGVMEGRQHNTMDVDYYGPNPQMGFWYLGALKAGRDMAMAMNDTELAKKCDDLAKKGSTWMDQNLFNGEYYEHKITDPKTFDFLNWERDSTVSVPDYQLGKGCLVDQLVGQMMAHMVGLGYLANREHILTTLKSIMKYNYLDNFADHFNNMRSYVMGDEAGLLMASWPKGRLKVPFPYFAESMTGFEYCAAVGMLYEGQTDNALKCISAIRNRFDGRKRNPFNEPECGYHYARSMTSWNTVLAWSQFQYSGVTESMTITSKPGTYFWSNGSAWGTCSIKRTGTNTGVSLTVLNGKIGLRTFSVQGSGSYSFPKRQEVQEGKTVNFTVNEQASSR from the coding sequence ATGAACCGTATCCCTAACCAGATAAACCGATCAACTAGCTATCTACTTGGTTTCCTGTTGCTCATAGCGCAAACCTGCGTTGCCCAATGGAAACCCACTACCTGGCCAACCCTGAAGCATTACGACAAAGATCATCTGGTGAACATTGCACTCCCGTTGGGTGGTATCGGTACTGGAACGGTTTCGCTGGGCGGTCGGGGGGAACTGCGCGATTGGGAAATCATGAACAAACCGGCCAAAGGATTCAGCACGGTGACTGTTGGGAATAATGCCCCGTTTTTTGCGATCAATGTGCGCCCGACGCAGGGAAAATCCATGACGAAAGCGCTACTTGGCCCGCTGGACCCATCCGAATTTCAGCATTACGAAGGTCGTCCCGTAAATCAGCATGGCTTTCCCCGCTTCACCGATGCTTCGTTCGATGCGGCTTACCCGTTTGGGCAGGTCAATTTATCGGACAAACGAATGCCTGTGACAGTGAAAGTAAAAGGCTTTAACCCATTCATTCCCGGTGATGCTGATAATAGCGGGATTCCCATTGCCGTGCTGGCTTATGAAGTAACCAATACGGGCCAGACGCCCCTGGTCGTATCGGTGTGTGGGTCGATGCGAAATTTTATTGGGAAGGACGGGGGTAAATCCATCAAAGACTGGAAAGGCGACTACGTTCCTATCGGTGCCAAAAAGAACATCAATTCCTACAAACGCGAAGGCGAGGTACAAGGCATTTTTATGCATTCGGATAGTGTGAGCCGACAGGATGCTGCCTGGGGAACAATCGCCCTAACAACGAATAGTACTATGGGAGTAAGCTACCGAACCAGTTCGCGCTCCAATGATTGGGAGAATGCCATGCTCGATTTCTGGGACGATTTCAGCGCCGATGGTGTCCTGACCGAAAAGAGTAAGCTTGTTGATGATGACCCGCTGGCATCGCTGGCGGTACAGAAGTCAATTGCGCCCGGACAAACCCAGACATTCACGTTTTTCATTACCTGGAATTTCCCGAATCGGGCGGCCTGGGCGTCGTTTTCAACAAAACCAGATCAGCCAGCCGTGGGGAATTACTATTCAGCGCAGTATGCCGATGCCTGGGATGTTATTGTAAAAACGCTGCCTCGCTTACCCGCTTTGGAAACGAAGACCCGTCAATTTGTCAATGCCTTTCTGCAAAGCGATTACCCGGAGGTGATCAAAGAGGCCGCTTTATTTAATCTGGCTACATTACGATCACAAACGGTTTTTCGAATTCCGAGTGGGCACCTGATGGGCTGGGAGGGTGTTTTTGATGAATTTGGTTCCTGTTTCGGCTCCTGCACACATGTCTGGAATTATGAACAGGCAACCGCTTTTCTCTTTGCCGACTTATCGCAGTCGATGCGCGACATCGAGTTCAATTATGCGACCAACGACATTGGCAAGATGAGCTTCCGGGTTATGCTTCCGCTGGAAAAGGCCCAGGAATGGCAGAATGCCGCAGCCGACGGGCAACTGGGAACGATTATGAAATTCTACCGGGACTGGCAGTTATCGGGCAACCAGGAGTTTCTGAAAAAGAACTGGCCACAGGTGAAAAAAGTGCTGAGCTATGCCTGGATCAAAGGCGGCTGGGATGGCAATCAGGACGGTGTGATGGAAGGGCGGCAGCATAATACGATGGATGTCGATTATTACGGCCCCAATCCACAAATGGGTTTCTGGTATCTGGGCGCGTTGAAAGCCGGTCGCGACATGGCTATGGCTATGAACGATACCGAACTGGCCAAAAAATGCGATGACTTAGCTAAAAAGGGGAGTACCTGGATGGATCAAAATCTGTTCAATGGCGAATACTACGAGCATAAAATCACAGATCCCAAAACGTTTGATTTTCTCAACTGGGAACGCGACTCAACCGTTAGTGTGCCCGACTATCAATTAGGAAAAGGTTGCCTGGTCGATCAGTTAGTTGGTCAGATGATGGCGCACATGGTAGGGCTGGGTTATCTGGCCAATCGGGAGCACATCCTGACTACGTTGAAAAGCATTATGAAGTACAATTATCTGGACAACTTCGCCGATCATTTTAATAATATGCGGTCGTATGTGATGGGCGATGAAGCCGGTTTATTAATGGCGAGCTGGCCCAAAGGACGTTTGAAAGTACCATTCCCGTATTTTGCGGAGTCGATGACGGGCTTTGAATACTGTGCCGCCGTTGGCATGTTGTATGAAGGCCAAACCGACAATGCACTCAAATGCATTTCGGCTATTCGGAATCGGTTCGACGGTCGCAAGCGGAATCCATTTAACGAACCCGAGTGCGGCTATCATTATGCCCGATCCATGACCAGTTGGAACACGGTGTTAGCCTGGAGTCAGTTTCAGTATTCGGGCGTAACGGAATCCATGACGATCACCTCAAAACCAGGGACGTATTTCTGGTCGAACGGCTCGGCCTGGGGAACCTGCTCTATAAAACGGACTGGTACGAACACAGGCGTTTCGCTGACCGTGCTAAATGGCAAGATTGGACTTCGTACGTTTTCTGTTCAGGGAAGTGGGAGCTACTCCTTCCCGAAACGGCAGGAAGTACAGGAAGGGAAAACGGTGAATTTTACCGTAAATGAACAGGCCTCAAGCCGATGA
- a CDS encoding DUF1573 domain-containing protein, translating into MKRLLFFGAFVLMTVCMAMTIPAALFNWRSATHDFGRIPQSKPVTAEFSFTNKGELPLVINQAKGSCGCTGVEYPKAPVMPGQSGVIKATFNAAALGAFNKSVTVESNAEGGTQMLYFKGEVVKEGTVAQ; encoded by the coding sequence ATGAAACGTCTTCTGTTTTTCGGCGCATTTGTATTGATGACAGTCTGCATGGCTATGACCATTCCGGCTGCTTTATTCAACTGGCGTAGTGCTACTCATGATTTCGGACGTATTCCCCAAAGCAAGCCCGTTACGGCAGAGTTTTCCTTTACCAATAAAGGGGAGTTGCCGCTTGTGATCAATCAAGCCAAAGGTTCCTGCGGCTGCACGGGAGTTGAGTACCCCAAGGCACCTGTTATGCCTGGCCAGTCGGGCGTTATCAAAGCCACCTTTAATGCGGCTGCCCTGGGTGCTTTCAACAAATCGGTAACAGTTGAGTCGAACGCGGAAGGCGGCACTCAGATGCTGTATTTCAAAGGAGAAGTGGTGAAAGAAGGTACAGTAGCTCAATAG
- a CDS encoding sensor histidine kinase KdpD: MSRLRLLVILSVLSIIGILAVQAVWVRNAYALRERQFRQSAFIALQDVADDVAKLNNFTLNRYAVTQLSADYFIVNTDAPIDPATLELFIQRSLQQHNLITDYEYGIYNCESDRMVYGAYVSTSSSALTKTKLQGGKNLPKFPRYTYYFGIRFPNQGAFVAGQLDGWVWSTIAVLLVVSFFGYTLIVVLKQRRLTEVQRDFINNITHELQTPVSTIRIAADVLQSDTITQQPDRLNQYARVLGEESRRLQKQVNSILQLARSERTGFILELADVDLHEVMRAAADTFAPVITLDLTANKAHIRADRYQLETALNNLIDNAIKYCIQSPCVLLHTRTEDNQLIWSVSDNGIGIAQKDQKAIFRQFFRVSSGHTHNVKGFGLGLYYVRQVIRAHGWQMKLTSELGKGSQFEIKSECVNERKVESHSLQSISWLRSFTHSLLHL; this comes from the coding sequence ATGTCCCGTTTGCGCCTGCTGGTTATTCTATCGGTGCTATCCATTATTGGTATCCTGGCCGTGCAGGCCGTTTGGGTGCGCAATGCCTATGCCCTGCGCGAACGGCAGTTCCGGCAGTCGGCGTTTATTGCCTTGCAGGATGTGGCCGACGACGTAGCGAAGCTGAATAACTTCACACTGAATCGGTATGCCGTTACACAACTCTCCGCCGATTATTTCATTGTCAATACCGACGCACCCATTGACCCCGCCACCCTCGAACTATTCATTCAGCGGTCGTTGCAACAGCATAATCTTATCACCGATTACGAATACGGTATCTACAACTGCGAATCAGATCGCATGGTCTATGGAGCCTACGTTAGCACAAGCAGTTCGGCCTTAACAAAAACCAAGCTTCAGGGCGGAAAAAACCTGCCTAAATTTCCGCGCTATACGTACTATTTCGGTATTCGATTCCCTAATCAAGGGGCATTCGTAGCGGGCCAGTTAGATGGCTGGGTCTGGTCTACCATAGCCGTGTTACTGGTAGTCAGCTTCTTCGGGTATACGCTCATCGTGGTGCTAAAGCAGCGCCGACTGACCGAAGTGCAGCGCGACTTTATCAATAACATTACGCACGAATTACAAACGCCCGTCTCTACCATTCGTATTGCTGCCGATGTGCTCCAGTCGGACACCATTACGCAACAACCCGACCGGCTGAACCAATATGCCCGCGTGTTAGGTGAGGAAAGTAGGCGATTGCAAAAGCAGGTTAATAGTATCCTGCAATTAGCCCGCTCTGAACGTACTGGCTTCATTCTGGAGCTGGCCGATGTCGATTTGCACGAGGTTATGCGTGCGGCTGCCGACACCTTTGCCCCAGTTATAACGCTTGATCTCACGGCCAATAAGGCCCACATCCGGGCAGACCGTTACCAACTCGAAACAGCGCTAAACAACCTGATTGACAACGCGATCAAGTATTGTATCCAATCGCCTTGTGTACTACTGCATACACGAACAGAAGACAATCAGTTAATCTGGTCGGTTAGCGACAACGGTATCGGCATTGCTCAAAAAGACCAAAAAGCCATTTTTCGGCAGTTTTTTCGGGTCTCTTCGGGCCATACCCATAATGTAAAAGGCTTTGGACTTGGGTTGTATTATGTTCGGCAGGTTATTCGGGCACATGGCTGGCAGATGAAGCTTACCAGTGAGCTGGGAAAAGGCAGTCAATTCGAAATAAAGAGTGAATGCGTGAACGAGCGAAAGGTCGAATCTCATTCACTCCAGTCTATTTCCTGGTTACGCTCATTCACTCATTCTCTATTGCACCTTTAA
- a CDS encoding response regulator transcription factor: protein MSAHILFVEDDVNLGFVIRDTLENVPFQVTHCTNGVDAWATFQAGSFDVCLLDVMLPQSDGFTLARQIRAVNTQVPILFLSALADKDDRLQGLRLGADDYLTKPFSIEELILKINVFLRRTITPADHQSLRHTMLNRHNLTLTVNGQTQTLTHREADVIAYLLDRPNTLVRRDELLRAVWGDDDYFMGRSLDVFISRIRKRIAQDPTIRIDNVHGVGFVLRQ from the coding sequence ATGTCTGCTCACATTCTATTCGTTGAGGACGATGTTAACCTCGGGTTTGTGATTCGGGATACACTCGAAAACGTCCCTTTTCAGGTCACGCATTGTACCAATGGCGTCGATGCCTGGGCCACGTTTCAGGCAGGTTCGTTTGATGTTTGTTTATTGGATGTAATGCTTCCGCAAAGTGATGGGTTTACCCTGGCGCGGCAAATTCGGGCCGTCAATACGCAGGTACCCATTTTATTTCTAAGTGCCCTAGCCGACAAAGATGACCGTTTGCAGGGTTTGCGACTGGGAGCAGACGATTACCTGACCAAGCCCTTCAGCATTGAAGAACTAATCTTAAAAATCAACGTCTTTTTACGCCGAACGATAACGCCTGCTGACCATCAGTCACTCAGGCACACCATGCTCAATCGCCATAATCTAACGCTCACCGTAAACGGACAAACGCAGACGCTTACGCATCGTGAAGCCGACGTCATCGCTTATCTGCTCGATCGCCCAAACACACTTGTTCGACGCGATGAATTGCTGCGAGCCGTTTGGGGCGACGATGATTACTTTATGGGCCGTAGTCTCGATGTATTCATTTCCCGAATCCGCAAACGAATTGCCCAGGACCCAACCATCCGAATCGACAATGTACATGGTGTAGGCTTCGTTTTGCGGCAGTAG
- a CDS encoding S9 family peptidase, giving the protein MLTIKSFVTLLLVGSMLLIAPVGCKTSGNTDSVVPVLPRTLVSSTLIGEYSTDQLRSRFTGANAALQFFIRYGIKAYRLDYTTTNTDGKPIKASGALIIPTVPTAIPLLSMQHGTITSENDAPSNFGTSSEAYSFGSVFASQGYIIAAPDYIGYGASKDLPHTYEQRNGLATASLDMLRATRDFLADQAINWDKRLFIAGYSEGGYATMSLQKKLEEETTNEFNLVASSCGAGAYDKPAFMKQIINDKSAGVDYINRLYVWVLQTYDRIYGLNRPMSTYFKEPYATQITNQGINASINVSLNQTFTDAFKQGINDGTDKAFLAAVQDNDIHDWKPRTPTRLYHGDADEIVSFLNSQNAYDAMKKRGATNVELIPIKGATHGTGIVTFILGTYDFFGSIQ; this is encoded by the coding sequence ATGTTGACAATCAAATCATTCGTTACATTGCTCCTTGTTGGGAGTATGTTGCTTATTGCACCGGTCGGCTGTAAGACCTCTGGGAATACCGATTCTGTTGTTCCCGTTTTGCCCCGTACATTAGTCAGTAGTACATTGATTGGGGAGTATTCAACCGACCAACTTCGTAGTCGCTTTACAGGAGCAAATGCCGCACTTCAGTTTTTTATCCGCTATGGTATTAAAGCATATCGGTTAGATTATACAACCACAAATACGGACGGTAAACCCATTAAAGCATCCGGAGCGCTTATTATTCCCACGGTGCCAACAGCTATACCATTGTTGAGTATGCAACATGGTACGATAACCAGTGAGAATGATGCGCCATCGAACTTCGGTACGAGTAGCGAAGCCTATTCGTTCGGGTCCGTGTTTGCTTCTCAGGGATACATCATTGCCGCGCCGGATTACATTGGCTATGGGGCTTCTAAAGACCTTCCGCATACCTATGAGCAACGAAATGGTCTGGCTACGGCATCGCTCGATATGCTACGGGCCACCCGCGATTTTCTGGCCGATCAGGCTATAAACTGGGACAAGCGACTGTTTATTGCGGGTTATTCGGAAGGAGGCTATGCAACGATGTCGCTGCAAAAGAAACTAGAGGAAGAAACCACGAATGAATTCAACCTGGTGGCGTCGAGTTGTGGGGCTGGTGCTTACGATAAACCTGCCTTTATGAAGCAGATTATCAATGATAAATCGGCTGGTGTTGATTACATCAATCGACTCTATGTCTGGGTATTACAAACCTATGATCGGATTTACGGGCTTAACCGTCCCATGTCGACCTACTTTAAAGAGCCCTATGCTACGCAGATCACGAATCAGGGTATAAATGCGTCAATTAATGTGAGTCTCAACCAGACATTTACGGATGCGTTTAAACAGGGCATCAACGATGGTACCGATAAAGCTTTTCTGGCTGCTGTACAGGACAATGATATTCACGACTGGAAACCCCGTACGCCAACCCGACTGTATCATGGAGATGCCGACGAGATCGTGTCTTTTTTGAACTCGCAGAATGCGTATGATGCCATGAAGAAGCGAGGGGCTACCAATGTAGAATTGATTCCAATAAAAGGAGCAACGCACGGAACCGGGATCGTTACGTTTATTTTAGGGACATACGACTTTTTTGGCTCGATACAGTAA
- a CDS encoding OmpA family protein, with product MNYQWKSVGTKSLALLLTASFLSGNLSIAQSQKKNLNKTQKGAIVGASGGAVVGAVLGKTKGNTALGAILGATVGGAAGAVIGHRMDKRAEEIKRQMPDAQVERVGEGIKVSLGSDILFDTDSYALKSATRQQLINFAQTLNKEEDTDILVEGHADATGSAEHNLALSKKRADAVAGFLEGQGVKTSRVDEKGYGEAQPIADNATSAGRQKNRRVDIAVFANKQMQRDAKNGKLSE from the coding sequence ATGAACTATCAATGGAAATCAGTTGGAACGAAGTCGCTTGCGCTTCTACTGACTGCTAGCTTTCTGTCAGGGAATTTATCAATTGCCCAGAGTCAGAAAAAGAATTTGAATAAAACTCAAAAGGGAGCAATAGTTGGTGCCAGTGGTGGAGCTGTAGTTGGTGCCGTACTTGGCAAGACGAAAGGTAACACTGCTCTGGGTGCTATTTTGGGAGCAACAGTTGGTGGAGCAGCCGGTGCCGTGATTGGTCATCGAATGGATAAACGAGCTGAAGAAATTAAACGCCAGATGCCGGATGCTCAGGTCGAACGAGTTGGTGAAGGCATCAAAGTGAGCCTCGGTTCCGATATTCTGTTCGATACGGACTCCTATGCGTTAAAATCTGCTACCAGACAGCAATTGATCAATTTCGCTCAAACGCTAAATAAGGAAGAAGATACCGATATTCTGGTTGAAGGTCATGCTGATGCTACTGGTTCGGCAGAACATAATCTGGCCTTATCTAAAAAACGTGCCGATGCTGTAGCGGGTTTCCTGGAAGGGCAAGGCGTGAAAACATCCCGGGTTGACGAAAAAGGATACGGTGAAGCGCAGCCAATTGCCGACAACGCTACATCAGCAGGCCGTCAGAAAAACCGTCGAGTCGATATTGCCGTATTTGCGAATAAACAAATGCAGCGTGATGCCAAAAACGGCAAGCTCAGCGAATAA
- a CDS encoding DUF2945 domain-containing protein yields MNNPKKGDAVSWNYGKGKAKGKISEVHEENIERTVQGTPVKRKGSAAEPALVIEQGSKRIIKSASEVTKK; encoded by the coding sequence ATGAATAATCCGAAAAAAGGCGATGCAGTGAGTTGGAACTATGGGAAAGGCAAAGCCAAAGGGAAAATTTCCGAAGTCCATGAGGAAAATATAGAGCGTACTGTGCAGGGTACTCCTGTTAAGCGCAAAGGCTCTGCTGCAGAGCCAGCTCTTGTGATTGAACAAGGCTCTAAACGGATTATCAAGTCGGCCAGCGAGGTTACCAAAAAATAA